A part of Pectinatus sottacetonis genomic DNA contains:
- a CDS encoding dimethylarginine dimethylaminohydrolase family protein: protein MFVKNSSGVLKKVLMSRPTYLQAAPINEIAKQWSRTKLSRDIMEKEHLAMVKAYEDNGVETILLDADEKRPNSTFSRDFGCCLREGYVLGNFREPIRFLEREAYRNRMEELGIPLIAEVKEGLFEGGDFTFLDDNTLAIGMVARTNTKGIEEIKAGISKYGYEVVPVPCDESYLHLDLLFNLVDEKLALVYQKALPADFLQLLKKKGIETINVPDEKVFHLGCNVEALGNKRVISLKSNEYVNTQLDKRGIKVIEVDINEIVKAGGGPHCMTFPLLRK from the coding sequence ATGTTTGTAAAAAATTCCAGTGGAGTATTAAAAAAAGTGTTAATGAGCCGTCCTACTTATCTGCAGGCGGCTCCCATAAATGAGATTGCCAAACAGTGGTCGCGTACCAAATTGAGCCGTGATATAATGGAAAAAGAGCATCTGGCAATGGTTAAGGCCTATGAAGATAATGGTGTGGAAACAATTCTGCTTGACGCTGATGAAAAACGTCCTAATTCTACTTTTTCACGTGATTTTGGCTGCTGCCTGCGTGAAGGTTATGTTTTAGGCAATTTTCGTGAACCGATCCGTTTTTTAGAGAGAGAAGCCTATCGCAACAGAATGGAAGAGCTAGGTATCCCCTTAATTGCCGAAGTAAAGGAAGGCTTATTTGAGGGTGGAGATTTCACTTTTCTCGATGATAATACTTTAGCTATTGGTATGGTAGCACGTACTAATACTAAAGGAATCGAAGAAATAAAAGCCGGTATTTCTAAATACGGCTATGAAGTGGTTCCTGTTCCTTGCGATGAATCTTATTTACATCTTGATCTGCTGTTCAATTTAGTTGATGAAAAATTAGCTTTAGTTTACCAAAAAGCTCTGCCTGCTGATTTTTTACAGCTTTTGAAAAAAAAAGGCATTGAAACCATTAATGTTCCAGATGAAAAAGTATTTCATCTGGGATGCAATGTGGAAGCTCTGGGGAATAAACGAGTCATATCATTAAAGAGCAATGAATATGTGAATACGCAGCTTGATAAACGCGGTATAAAGGTTATTGAAGTGGATATAAATGAAATCGTAAAAGCCGGCGGCGGTCCGCATTGTATGACTTTTCCTCTACTTAGAAAATAA
- a CDS encoding M20/M25/M40 family metallo-hydrolase, whose product MNNLQSKSDLSKEILELTKQLVAIPSINSAGEGEKNVACFIEKYLRDFPYFQKHPEQIIIQKLKNDKLDRRNVFALIRGEKEKSADTILLHGHIDTVGVDDYGSLKPYAFSPDKLMEKLSEMNLSDEVRTDLESGDYLFGRGACDMKSGDAVFLVLARLFCEQAANFGGNILLSFNPVEENIHTGIIDGLEVLTMLQEKEQLHYLFAINNDYICPLYPNDHTRYVYTGAVGKLLPCFYVHGKETHVGQCFEGFDASLTAAELIRIINLNCDFCDEYRGEFTLPPSVLKMKDLKSSYNVQTAVSAFVYFNYFIHNMPINKIIDKLKSAAMQALVNVQDHLNNQYKTFCKLSHVDYQPFAYNLQVLTYDELYTLAGKNYAGDLDSLLNEIVTACGEKDVDKREIPLQMAQKLCDIAKINDPAVILFFAAPYCPHNTIHEEDPQQNALFGKLSDTIAGFAEKSGEHYEIKQFFQSLSDSSYLTIDDDDASIDALLKNFPAFSILHPVPLKKIKKLGIPAINYGCFGKDAHKWTERVYMPYSFGVLPDFIKYTIKSFLKF is encoded by the coding sequence TTGAATAATCTACAATCAAAATCTGATCTATCTAAGGAAATTCTTGAATTAACAAAACAGCTGGTGGCTATTCCCAGTATTAATTCAGCCGGTGAAGGTGAAAAGAATGTTGCTTGTTTTATTGAAAAATATTTGCGCGACTTTCCTTATTTCCAAAAGCATCCTGAACAAATAATAATCCAAAAGTTAAAAAATGATAAACTGGATCGCCGCAATGTCTTTGCTCTGATACGTGGAGAAAAAGAAAAATCAGCAGATACTATATTGCTGCATGGTCATATTGATACAGTGGGTGTTGATGATTATGGCTCTTTAAAACCATATGCGTTTTCACCTGACAAGCTTATGGAAAAGCTGTCTGAAATGAATCTAAGTGATGAAGTCAGGACTGATCTTGAATCCGGTGATTATCTATTCGGGCGTGGTGCCTGTGATATGAAGTCCGGTGATGCGGTCTTTCTTGTACTGGCTCGCTTATTCTGCGAACAGGCTGCAAATTTTGGCGGCAATATTCTGCTGTCTTTCAATCCGGTGGAGGAAAACATCCATACTGGCATTATAGACGGCCTCGAAGTTTTGACAATGCTGCAGGAAAAAGAACAGCTCCATTATTTGTTTGCTATCAACAATGACTATATTTGTCCTTTATATCCTAATGATCATACCCGCTATGTATATACAGGTGCTGTCGGCAAACTCCTGCCCTGCTTTTATGTTCATGGTAAGGAAACTCACGTTGGCCAGTGCTTTGAAGGCTTTGATGCTTCCCTGACAGCAGCAGAACTTATCCGTATTATTAATTTAAATTGCGATTTCTGCGATGAGTACCGGGGTGAATTTACTCTTCCTCCATCTGTATTAAAAATGAAAGATCTGAAAAGTTCTTATAATGTCCAGACTGCTGTTTCAGCTTTTGTTTATTTTAATTATTTCATTCATAATATGCCTATCAATAAAATTATTGATAAATTAAAGTCAGCTGCCATGCAGGCTTTAGTTAATGTACAAGATCATCTAAATAACCAATACAAAACATTTTGCAAGCTTTCCCACGTTGATTATCAGCCTTTTGCCTATAACCTGCAAGTTCTCACGTATGATGAACTATATACCCTGGCTGGTAAAAATTATGCTGGAGATCTTGATAGTCTTCTTAATGAGATTGTTACTGCTTGTGGGGAAAAAGATGTGGATAAACGAGAAATACCGCTGCAGATGGCACAAAAGCTCTGTGATATTGCTAAAATAAATGATCCGGCTGTTATCCTGTTTTTCGCTGCCCCATACTGCCCACACAATACTATCCATGAAGAAGATCCACAGCAAAATGCTCTCTTTGGCAAACTCAGCGATACTATTGCCGGTTTTGCCGAAAAATCTGGTGAACATTATGAAATAAAACAGTTTTTCCAGAGTTTATCAGACAGCAGTTATCTGACTATTGATGATGATGATGCTTCTATTGATGCCCTGTTGAAAAATTTTCCTGCATTCAGTATACTGCATCCCGTGCCATTGAAAAAGATAAAAAAGCTTGGTATCCCAGCCATTAATTATGGCTGCTTTGGCAAAGATGCCCACAAATGGACTGAACGTGTATATATGCCTTATTCTTTTGGTGTATTACCTGATTTCATTAAATACACTATCAAAAGTTTCTTAAAGTTTTAA
- a CDS encoding transporter substrate-binding domain-containing protein, with product MKFNFKKLIAVFLSVMAAAMMFAGCGSSNQSSAKADLLKSIKAKGVLVVGTASGYPPYEFVDTSSSDHHVTGIDMALAKAIADKLGVKLKIEDMSFDALLSSLKAGKVDLAIAGINPTAERKKTVDFSDVYLTSHQKLLIRKEDAGSLKTLADFKGKTIGAEKNTTQAKLAKAEMPDSRLVALDKVPSLVLELTNKKIAGIVVESIVAQQYLTSNDSLAFSDAVFKDDKKDTALAINKGNEDLLKIINEVIKENKDNGNFKKWIKEYSKLAISNAQK from the coding sequence ATGAAATTCAATTTTAAAAAATTAATCGCTGTTTTTTTATCTGTTATGGCTGCGGCAATGATGTTTGCCGGCTGTGGCAGCAGCAATCAATCGTCTGCCAAGGCTGATCTGCTAAAATCTATTAAGGCAAAGGGTGTCCTTGTTGTTGGGACTGCATCCGGCTACCCACCATATGAGTTTGTTGATACTTCCAGCAGTGATCACCATGTAACCGGTATAGATATGGCTTTAGCAAAAGCTATTGCTGACAAACTTGGTGTAAAATTAAAAATTGAAGATATGAGTTTTGATGCGCTGCTATCTTCCTTGAAGGCAGGCAAGGTAGATCTTGCTATTGCCGGAATCAATCCTACAGCTGAAAGAAAAAAGACTGTTGATTTTTCTGATGTTTATTTAACTTCACATCAAAAACTTCTTATTAGGAAAGAGGATGCTGGCAGCTTAAAAACCTTAGCTGATTTTAAGGGAAAAACCATAGGCGCCGAAAAAAATACTACCCAGGCAAAATTAGCTAAAGCAGAAATGCCTGATTCCCGCTTAGTTGCTCTGGATAAAGTTCCTAGTCTTGTCCTTGAACTTACTAATAAGAAAATAGCTGGTATTGTTGTTGAAAGTATTGTTGCCCAGCAGTACCTGACTTCTAATGATTCTCTGGCATTCAGTGATGCCGTATTTAAGGATGATAAAAAAGACACTGCTCTCGCTATTAATAAGGGGAATGAAGACCTGTTAAAAATAATTAATGAAGTTATCAAGGAAAATAAAGATAATGGTAATTTCAAAAAATGGATTAAAGAATACAGCAAGTTAGCTATCTCCAATGCACAAAAGTAG
- a CDS encoding AEC family transporter, whose protein sequence is MPHIVDQMIVLTLLTLLGFVCFKTGIMNEMANKYFSKLIISIMCPAIIIDSVVNMHHEESQSTVLLVFAAAIILYLILPILSKICCKIFGVETSQAKLYEAMLVFSNVGFMGIPVVQAVYGNSAIFYLSIFIFVYNMFVFTYGTYLVSQGATERKFLIKDTFNAAVIGSLLGIVLYFLHIKPPATVCTAIGMIGQTTTPLAMIVIGSTLGSTPIKTIFNVRKLYFMSIVKLLLLPIAVRFIFALFIHDPVILGVCVIVAGMPVASNLVMLCNQYGGDSALLAKGSFMTTVLSVFTIPLVAWFAIMPM, encoded by the coding sequence ATGCCGCATATCGTAGATCAAATGATAGTACTTACCCTGCTTACATTACTGGGATTCGTTTGTTTTAAAACGGGAATAATGAATGAAATGGCCAACAAATACTTTTCCAAGTTAATAATCAGCATCATGTGTCCTGCCATCATAATAGATTCTGTTGTTAACATGCACCATGAAGAATCACAATCAACTGTACTGCTTGTTTTTGCTGCAGCCATAATACTGTATCTTATCCTGCCTATTTTGTCCAAAATATGCTGTAAGATATTCGGTGTAGAAACTTCGCAGGCAAAATTATATGAAGCCATGCTGGTGTTTTCCAATGTTGGATTTATGGGGATACCCGTTGTACAGGCTGTTTATGGCAATAGTGCCATATTTTACTTATCAATATTTATATTTGTTTATAACATGTTTGTATTTACTTATGGGACTTATCTCGTAAGTCAGGGAGCAACCGAGAGAAAATTCCTCATAAAAGATACATTTAACGCGGCAGTTATCGGTTCATTATTGGGAATAGTCCTCTATTTCCTGCACATAAAACCACCGGCAACTGTATGTACGGCCATTGGTATGATAGGACAAACAACTACACCGCTGGCCATGATAGTTATTGGCTCAACACTGGGCTCCACCCCTATAAAAACAATATTCAATGTGCGGAAACTTTACTTTATGAGCATAGTGAAATTATTACTGCTGCCCATAGCTGTAAGATTTATTTTTGCCCTTTTTATCCATGATCCCGTGATACTGGGAGTATGTGTTATCGTTGCCGGAATGCCTGTGGCCAGTAACCTTGTTATGCTTTGCAACCAATATGGCGGGGATAGTGCTTTATTGGCGAAAGGAAGTTTTATGACTACCGTATTATCAGTTTTTACTATACCATTGGTAGCGTGGTTTGCCATAATGCCCATGTAG
- a CDS encoding helix-turn-helix domain-containing protein, with protein MDQFTMLAKTFGCIRFIYNKNA; from the coding sequence ATTGATCAGTTTACTATGTTAGCAAAGACTTTTGGTTGCATACGTTTTATCTATAATAAAAATGCTTAA
- a CDS encoding GntR family transcriptional regulator, whose translation MSKLATVKKTKKLSDQAYEIIKGAIIKNELKPGEILAEEKLADQLEISRTPIKAALIKLVHENIASVNTNNSIVVSNITAHDVQQVTQVRRCLEELAVSLLENNITKKQINELKKLDKKRCEAAAADEFEEYIEMDFLFHVNIARFTNNSFLAEMVEWVNTIIKRYLILSGTLSKYCQVASKEHKCVLDAIEASDFSQAVTAMSNHLTNVDRRMLIH comes from the coding sequence ATGTCCAAATTGGCAACGGTAAAAAAGACCAAGAAACTTTCTGACCAGGCATATGAAATTATAAAGGGTGCTATTATAAAAAACGAGCTTAAACCGGGTGAAATTTTAGCAGAAGAAAAACTTGCTGACCAGCTTGAAATAAGCAGAACTCCTATAAAGGCTGCTCTCATTAAGCTGGTACATGAAAACATTGCCTCAGTAAACACAAATAACAGTATAGTAGTTTCCAATATAACTGCCCATGATGTACAGCAAGTCACTCAGGTACGCCGCTGTTTGGAGGAATTAGCTGTATCCCTTCTGGAAAATAATATAACAAAAAAACAAATCAATGAACTGAAAAAGCTCGACAAGAAAAGATGCGAAGCTGCTGCAGCTGATGAGTTTGAGGAATATATCGAAATGGACTTTCTCTTTCATGTAAATATTGCCAGATTTACCAATAACAGCTTTTTGGCTGAAATGGTTGAATGGGTTAATACGATCATCAAACGTTATTTAATTTTATCTGGTACTCTGTCAAAATACTGCCAGGTTGCCAGTAAAGAACATAAGTGTGTTCTTGATGCAATAGAGGCTAGTGATTTTTCCCAAGCTGTCACAGCAATGTCTAATCATCTTACCAATGTCGATCGCCGTATGCTGATTCATTGA
- a CDS encoding amino acid ABC transporter permease codes for MSILDVFLKYSDMFWAGTKMTVSISFFSIIGGLIIGTILALMKISKVGAFRWISNAYVELIRGTPVLVQISIAFFGLPMLGINFPSMYIGGVSIDRVASGILALTINTSAYICEIVRSGIQSVEKGQMEAARSLGFNSPSAMRLVVLPQAIKNILPALGNEFVTIIKTSSQVSVIGMADLMYTANTIQGISFQPMQPLFIVAAIYFVITFTISCGVRYMEKYMGKST; via the coding sequence ATGTCAATCTTAGATGTGTTTTTAAAGTACAGTGATATGTTCTGGGCTGGTACAAAAATGACTGTGAGTATTTCCTTTTTCTCTATCATTGGCGGACTTATAATCGGAACTATTCTGGCACTAATGAAAATAAGCAAGGTAGGCGCTTTTCGCTGGATATCCAATGCTTATGTGGAACTGATCCGCGGCACCCCCGTTTTGGTCCAAATTTCAATTGCTTTTTTTGGACTACCAATGCTGGGAATAAACTTTCCTTCTATGTATATAGGTGGTGTAAGTATCGACAGGGTTGCTTCTGGGATATTAGCCCTTACAATAAATACATCCGCATATATCTGTGAAATAGTCCGCAGTGGTATCCAGTCAGTAGAAAAAGGACAGATGGAGGCTGCCCGTTCTCTGGGATTCAATAGTCCCTCTGCGATGCGGCTTGTTGTTTTACCCCAGGCAATAAAAAATATTCTGCCTGCTCTTGGCAATGAATTTGTTACTATAATAAAAACTTCTTCGCAGGTTTCTGTAATTGGAATGGCTGACCTTATGTACACAGCCAATACTATCCAAGGCATAAGTTTCCAGCCTATGCAGCCGTTGTTTATTGTTGCCGCTATCTACTTTGTGATAACTTTTACTATTTCCTGCGGTGTAAGATACATGGAAAAGTATATGGGAAAAAGTACCTGA
- a CDS encoding FGGY-family carbohydrate kinase, which translates to MGKMKVDFVLDIGSTNTKISLYSINSKNFVIQKKFNTPKILKNNDEDFNYIKLWEIIKKQIILFNICDLYTIEKIIIASVGETGVLITKTGHVIGPMIAWYDKRGENYLDLLSQTDIKEIYTITGLPVHSNYSVFKIKWLYDKFIVNSNINVKWLNLPNYIAYLLTEKKTMDYTLASRTMLLDIKNKQWSSFLLKKFSLPSDIMPKIIPNNSAVGIVSDVMKKCLKFSSDCKVYIAGHDHMSGSVAVDLKNNELLNSTGTTEALLSISNTIKINEHSFKSKLSNGIYIDSKKYTLFASLPCAGICFESFQKLFNYNYENLISAFKILEIEYARSPIINEANLFFPHLRGNGSPEKNVFAKGLYYGFTNKLSSNQILFDISVGLCLELKNLYNCFDDLNNNFNIIKVIGPAVKNEFWLQLKADVLNKTIIAINIPETVSYGAVCYFEGCNVETTKMKKYLPNKSKVAFFENLYNKYKKIYDFKVNIEKQYI; encoded by the coding sequence ATGGGAAAAATGAAAGTTGATTTTGTATTAGATATAGGTTCAACTAACACAAAGATATCATTGTATTCAATAAATAGCAAAAATTTTGTTATTCAAAAAAAATTTAATACTCCAAAAATTTTAAAAAATAATGATGAAGATTTTAATTATATAAAACTATGGGAAATAATAAAAAAACAGATTATCCTGTTTAATATTTGTGATTTATACACTATAGAAAAAATAATTATCGCAAGTGTCGGTGAAACAGGCGTATTAATAACTAAAACAGGGCATGTAATCGGGCCCATGATAGCATGGTATGATAAAAGAGGAGAAAATTATTTAGATTTATTATCACAAACTGATATTAAAGAAATATATACCATTACGGGCCTTCCTGTTCATAGTAATTACAGCGTATTTAAAATCAAATGGTTATATGATAAATTTATTGTTAATTCAAATATTAATGTAAAATGGCTTAATCTTCCCAATTATATTGCATATCTTCTCACTGAGAAAAAAACGATGGATTATACACTTGCCAGTAGAACAATGTTATTAGATATAAAAAATAAACAATGGTCTTCTTTTTTACTAAAAAAATTTTCCCTTCCATCTGATATTATGCCTAAAATAATTCCTAATAACTCTGCTGTTGGTATTGTTTCCGATGTAATGAAAAAATGTTTAAAATTTTCATCTGATTGTAAGGTGTATATAGCAGGACATGACCATATGTCCGGGTCTGTTGCAGTTGATCTAAAAAATAATGAATTACTCAATTCTACAGGAACTACTGAAGCTCTACTATCTATAAGTAATACTATAAAAATCAATGAGCATTCATTCAAAAGTAAACTTTCTAATGGAATTTATATTGATAGTAAAAAATACACTTTATTTGCATCACTGCCTTGTGCTGGAATTTGCTTCGAAAGTTTTCAAAAATTATTTAATTATAATTATGAGAATTTAATTAGTGCATTCAAAATATTAGAAATCGAATATGCAAGATCACCTATTATAAATGAGGCCAATTTATTTTTTCCTCATTTACGCGGTAATGGTTCTCCTGAAAAGAATGTTTTCGCTAAGGGATTATATTATGGTTTCACAAATAAACTATCAAGTAATCAAATTTTATTTGATATTTCTGTAGGATTATGCTTGGAATTAAAAAATTTATATAATTGTTTTGATGATCTTAATAATAATTTTAATATTATTAAAGTTATTGGGCCTGCAGTAAAAAATGAATTTTGGTTGCAATTAAAGGCTGATGTTTTAAATAAAACTATTATTGCCATTAATATTCCAGAGACAGTATCATATGGGGCAGTATGTTATTTTGAAGGTTGTAATGTCGAAACAACAAAAATGAAAAAGTATTTACCTAATAAATCTAAAGTTGCATTTTTTGAAAATTTATATAATAAATATAAAAAAATTTATGACTTTAAGGTAAATATAGAAAAACAATATATATAA
- a CDS encoding amino acid ABC transporter ATP-binding protein, with product MIDVKNVFKTFKEIKVLKEVGLSVKKGEVVTIIGPSGAGKSTLLRCINQLESIDNGDIFYNGQSIVNGSTSIDKIRQKIGMVFQHFNLFPHLTVMENITLAPINLLKVSKKEAEETGMELLNKVGLADKKDAYPSQLSGGQKQRIAIARALAMNPNVMLFDEPTSALDPEMVGEVLQVMKDLAKSGMTMLIVSHEMGFTREVASDVVFMDAGRIVEKGSPDHVFNHSEHERVRSFLKKVL from the coding sequence ATTATTGATGTAAAAAATGTTTTTAAAACTTTTAAAGAAATAAAAGTTCTTAAAGAAGTGGGGCTTTCGGTAAAAAAAGGGGAAGTCGTTACTATTATAGGTCCTTCCGGTGCCGGAAAAAGCACTTTACTGCGCTGCATCAACCAACTGGAAAGTATTGACAATGGTGATATTTTCTATAATGGACAATCTATCGTCAACGGTTCAACCAGCATTGACAAAATTCGCCAGAAAATCGGCATGGTTTTTCAGCATTTTAATTTGTTTCCCCATCTTACCGTTATGGAAAATATTACATTAGCTCCTATTAATTTACTAAAAGTATCCAAAAAGGAAGCAGAGGAAACAGGAATGGAGCTTTTGAACAAGGTTGGCCTTGCTGATAAGAAAGATGCTTATCCCAGCCAGTTATCCGGCGGACAGAAACAGCGTATCGCAATAGCACGTGCCTTGGCTATGAATCCCAATGTAATGTTGTTTGATGAACCGACTTCTGCTCTGGACCCGGAAATGGTTGGAGAAGTACTCCAGGTTATGAAAGATCTGGCTAAGTCAGGTATGACAATGCTTATCGTCAGCCATGAAATGGGATTTACCCGTGAAGTTGCTTCCGATGTTGTCTTTATGGATGCTGGCAGGATAGTGGAAAAAGGCTCACCCGACCATGTCTTTAATCATAGTGAACACGAACGAGTCCGTTCTTTCTTGAAAAAAGTGCTTTAA